A window of the Bradyrhizobium ottawaense genome harbors these coding sequences:
- a CDS encoding acyl-CoA dehydrogenase family protein, with amino-acid sequence MGSLAVSRLAVDDVLPSASIADQVAVIARKNLAPQAVAIDEGTVYPDELLRRLGDVGAWGSHQPENGAADLRCAIQSIAALGEVCGATAFMAWCQNTLVWYASNSDNPALVAKFAEKFASGQILGGTGLSNPMKSFFGIEKLKLKGRKVEGGYVVKGALPWVSNLGPDHYFGTIFEREDEPGSIVMFLADCSNPGITLQPCKPFLAMDGTGTYGVQFRDVFVPDELILAETARPFVKKIRAGFILLQAGMGLGLIKDCIQIMDEVDAPLGHVNRYLPQQPVQFRELHAEFEKETMALARDPYNADDSYWRRVVALRLRLGDASVAAAHAAMLHCGARGYLKSHRAQRRLREAYFVAIITPATKQLRKMLAGDEH; translated from the coding sequence ATGGGTTCATTGGCGGTATCCAGGCTCGCGGTTGACGACGTCCTGCCATCGGCATCGATCGCCGATCAGGTCGCCGTCATCGCGCGCAAGAACCTCGCACCCCAGGCGGTGGCGATCGACGAAGGCACAGTTTATCCCGACGAGTTGCTGCGGCGGCTTGGCGACGTCGGGGCTTGGGGCAGTCATCAGCCGGAGAATGGCGCAGCCGACCTGCGCTGCGCCATTCAGTCGATCGCAGCACTCGGCGAAGTCTGCGGCGCCACCGCCTTCATGGCGTGGTGCCAGAACACGCTGGTCTGGTACGCGTCCAACTCGGACAATCCCGCGCTCGTCGCCAAATTCGCGGAAAAATTTGCCTCGGGGCAAATTCTCGGCGGTACCGGTCTCTCCAATCCGATGAAGAGCTTCTTCGGCATCGAGAAGCTCAAACTGAAGGGACGCAAGGTCGAGGGCGGTTATGTCGTCAAGGGCGCGCTGCCCTGGGTCTCCAATCTCGGTCCCGACCATTATTTCGGCACCATCTTCGAACGCGAGGATGAGCCGGGCAGCATCGTGATGTTCCTGGCCGATTGCTCCAATCCCGGGATCACCCTGCAGCCGTGCAAACCGTTTCTCGCCATGGACGGCACCGGCACCTATGGCGTGCAGTTCCGCGACGTCTTCGTGCCGGATGAACTGATCCTAGCCGAAACCGCACGTCCGTTCGTCAAGAAGATCCGCGCCGGCTTCATCCTGCTGCAGGCCGGCATGGGGCTCGGCCTGATCAAGGATTGCATCCAGATCATGGACGAGGTCGACGCGCCGCTCGGCCACGTCAACCGCTATCTGCCGCAACAGCCGGTGCAGTTTCGCGAGCTGCATGCCGAGTTCGAGAAGGAGACGATGGCGCTGGCGCGCGATCCCTACAATGCCGATGACAGCTACTGGCGCCGCGTCGTGGCGCTACGGCTTCGTCTCGGCGACGCCAGCGTCGCGGCCGCGCATGCGGCGATGCTCCATTGCGGCGCGCGCGGATATCTGAAGAGCCATCGCGCCCAGCGCCGGCTGCGCGAGGCCTATTTCGTCGCCATCATCACCCCCGCCACCAAGCAGCTTCGCAAGATGCTGGCAGGCGATGAACACTAG